A portion of the Cryptomeria japonica chromosome 5, Sugi_1.0, whole genome shotgun sequence genome contains these proteins:
- the LOC131065407 gene encoding CASP-like protein 4B4, giving the protein MEFSNNAGNGGNPAQAEPQTNLTVLWRQRERRQLLSFMLRCAALLFSFLSFVIMASNNQGKPGLRFSDYEEYRYSLGISVIAFLYLAVQVGKGIYDIFFGNNLFSNIVFLYIDFIGDQLLAYLLMSSSSSAASLTNGLRDGGDTRFTDMAAASVSMSFFTFGVLAASAILSGITLSQQIRWS; this is encoded by the exons ATGGAGTTCTCTAATAACGCAGGGAATGGAGGTAACCCAGCGCAGGCTGAGCCGCAGACAAACTTGACGGTCTTATGGCGGCAAAGAGAGCGCAGACAACTTCTAAGCTTCATGTTGCGATGTGCAGCACTTCTATTTTCCTTCCTCTCCTTTGTAATCATGGCCTCTAATAATCAAGGCAAACCAGGCTTGAGATTTAGTGATTACGAAGAATACAG ATATAGCCTGGGCATATCTGTGATAGCGTTCCTCTACTTGGCGGTCCAGGTCGGAAAAGGGATCTATGATATATTTTTTGGaaacaatttattttccaatatcGTTTTCCTTTACATCGATTTCATCGGCGATCAG TTACTGGCGTATTTGctcatgtcttcttcttcctcGGCGGCATCGTTAACGAATGGATTGCGGGATGGAGGAGACACGAGATTCACGGATATGGCTGCCGCGTCTGTTAGCATGAGTTTCTTCACCTTTGGAGTGCTGGCGGCTTCTGCTATACTCTCGGGGATTACTCTCTCTCAACAGATTCGCTGGTCATAA